One genomic window of Aptenodytes patagonicus chromosome 3, bAptPat1.pri.cur, whole genome shotgun sequence includes the following:
- the NDUFAF5 gene encoding arginine-hydroxylase NDUFAF5, mitochondrial — translation MFGGDTLYELRCSLQLAELEREGGFSPHVSPFTAVSDLGHLLSRAGFNTLTVDTDEIQVNYPGLFEVMEDLQGMGESNCSWNRKPLLHRETMLAAAAIYREMYGNSDGSVPATFQIYYMIGWKFHESQARPAQRGSATVSFGDLAKIDGLLSRGKK, via the exons ATGTTTGGGGGAGACACTCTGTATGAGCTTCGCTGCTCTTTGCAGCTAGCAGAattggagagggaagggggattTTCTCCTCATGTATCACCGTTCACTGCTGTCTCTGATTTGGGACATCTGCTGTCGAGAGCTGGCTTTAACACCCTGACTGTG GATACTGACGAAATTCAAGTCAACTACCCAGGGTTGTTTGAGGTTATGGAAGACTTGCAAG gtATGGGCGAGAGTAATTGCTCTTGGAATAGAAAACCTCTGCTACACAGGGAGACAATGTTGGCAGCTGCTGCAATATACCGAG AAATGTATGGAAATAGTGATGGCTCAGTACCTGCCACGTTTCAGATCTACTACATGATTGGCTGGAAATTCCATGAATCACAG gcaaGACCAGCCCAGAGAGGTTCTGCAACAGTTTCATTTGGAGATCTGGCAAAAATAGATGGACTactttcaaggggaaaaaaatag